A window of the Streptomyces finlayi genome harbors these coding sequences:
- a CDS encoding helix-turn-helix domain-containing protein yields the protein MSVDGDGTEQGDGGADEPGWDVDPDDESGVAVVAAVGRQIKAWREAAGLRAAEFGAAIGYGEDLVYKVEGGRRIPRPEFLDRADDVVGAGGKLSAMKKDVAEVRYPKKIRELAKLEAQSVELLAYGSHNLHGLLQTEEYARALFGMRRPAFSADEVERLVAARVARQSIFDRSPAPELSFVQEEVTLRRHLGGRMVLRRQLERLLEVGQLRNVEIQVMPTGRDDHAGMGGEMQVLKFRDGSAVGRSEGDFGSRPVSDPKHLRIIELRCGIIRAQALTPRESLAFIEQVRGET from the coding sequence ATGAGCGTGGACGGCGACGGTACGGAGCAGGGCGACGGCGGTGCGGACGAGCCCGGTTGGGACGTCGATCCCGACGACGAGTCGGGGGTGGCGGTGGTCGCGGCGGTGGGCCGCCAGATCAAGGCCTGGCGCGAGGCGGCGGGCCTGCGGGCGGCCGAGTTCGGGGCGGCCATCGGCTACGGCGAGGACCTCGTCTACAAGGTGGAGGGCGGCCGGCGCATCCCCCGCCCGGAGTTCCTGGACAGAGCGGACGACGTCGTGGGCGCGGGCGGGAAGCTGTCCGCGATGAAGAAGGACGTGGCGGAGGTCCGCTACCCGAAAAAGATTCGGGAGCTGGCGAAGCTGGAGGCGCAGTCGGTCGAACTTCTGGCGTACGGGAGCCACAACCTCCACGGGCTGTTGCAGACGGAGGAGTATGCGCGGGCGCTGTTCGGGATGCGTCGACCCGCCTTCTCGGCGGATGAGGTGGAGAGGCTGGTGGCTGCTCGTGTGGCGCGGCAGTCCATCTTTGACCGCTCGCCTGCCCCGGAGCTCAGCTTTGTCCAGGAAGAGGTGACGCTGCGACGCCACCTTGGGGGCAGAATGGTGTTGCGCCGGCAGCTCGAACGCCTTTTGGAAGTGGGGCAGTTGCGGAACGTTGAGATCCAGGTGATGCCGACGGGCCGGGACGATCACGCCGGGATGGGCGGAGAGATGCAGGTGCTGAAGTTCCGGGACGGCTCGGCGGTCGGACGCTCCGAGGGCGACTTCGGCAGTCGTCCGGTCTCCGACCCGAAGCACCTCCGGATCATTGAGCTGCGGTGTGGCATCATCCGGGCTCAGGCTCTCACGCCTCGGGAGTCGCTGGCCTTCATCGAGCAAGTGCGGGGAGAGACATGA
- a CDS encoding DUF397 domain-containing protein, which yields MISQTSAGDASRLEWFKSSYSDSSNSNECVEVASAPGTVHVRDSKDLPGPRLGFAPAVWTDFVTYAPSI from the coding sequence ATGATCAGCCAGACCTCTGCCGGAGACGCTTCCCGGCTGGAGTGGTTCAAGAGCAGTTACAGCGACAGCAGCAACAGCAACGAGTGCGTCGAGGTGGCGTCCGCCCCCGGCACGGTGCACGTCCGCGACTCCAAGGACCTCCCCGGCCCCCGACTCGGCTTCGCGCCCGCCGTGTGGACGGACTTCGTCACGTACGCCCCCAGCATCTGA
- the coaA gene encoding type I pantothenate kinase: MITSPARSTPRRTEHAQTPYVDLSRAEWSALRDKTPLPLTADEVEQLRGLGDVIDLDEVRDVYLPLSRLLNLYVQATSGLRGALNTFLGDAGNGHGAQRGTPFVIGVAGSVAVGKSTSARILQALLARWPEHPRVELVTTDGFLLPMKELQTRGLMSRKGFPESYDRRALTRFVADIKAGKDEVTAPVYSHLIYDIVPDERLTVRRPDILIVEGLNVLQPAMPGKDGRTRVGLADYFDFSVYVDARAEDIETWYLNRFRELRETAFQNPFSYFRKYTQVSEEEAMDYARTMWRTINKPNLLENVAPTRGRATLVLRKGPDHKVQRLSLRKL, encoded by the coding sequence GTGATCACTTCGCCGGCACGGAGCACCCCCCGTCGCACCGAGCACGCGCAGACGCCCTACGTCGACCTGTCACGGGCCGAGTGGAGCGCCCTGCGCGACAAGACTCCGCTCCCGCTCACCGCCGACGAGGTGGAGCAGCTGCGGGGTCTCGGCGACGTCATCGACCTCGACGAGGTCCGCGACGTCTATCTGCCGCTCTCCCGGCTCCTCAACCTCTACGTCCAGGCCACCTCGGGTCTGCGCGGCGCCCTCAACACCTTCCTGGGCGACGCGGGCAACGGCCACGGGGCGCAGCGCGGCACCCCGTTCGTCATAGGGGTCGCGGGCAGTGTCGCCGTCGGCAAGTCCACCAGCGCCCGCATCCTCCAGGCGCTGCTGGCCCGCTGGCCCGAACACCCAAGAGTCGAGCTGGTCACGACGGACGGCTTCCTGCTGCCGATGAAGGAGCTCCAGACGCGCGGCCTGATGTCGCGCAAGGGCTTCCCCGAGTCGTACGACCGCAGGGCCCTGACCCGTTTCGTCGCCGACATCAAGGCCGGCAAGGACGAGGTCACCGCACCCGTCTACTCGCACCTGATCTACGACATCGTGCCGGACGAGCGGCTGACCGTCCGCCGCCCGGACATCCTGATCGTCGAGGGGCTGAACGTGCTCCAGCCGGCGATGCCCGGCAAGGACGGCCGGACCAGGGTCGGGCTCGCCGACTACTTCGACTTCAGCGTGTACGTCGACGCCCGGGCCGAGGACATCGAGACGTGGTACCTCAACCGCTTCCGCGAGCTCCGCGAGACGGCGTTCCAGAACCCGTTCTCGTACTTCCGCAAGTACACCCAGGTCTCCGAGGAGGAGGCCATGGACTACGCCCGCACGATGTGGCGGACCATCAACAAGCCCAATCTGCTGGAGAATGTCGCGCCCACCCGGGGCCGTGCCACTCTGGTGCTGCGCAAGGGGCCGGACCACAAGGTCCAGCGCCTGTCGCTGCGCAAACTCTGA
- a CDS encoding DUF389 domain-containing protein: protein MLHLRLIVPADRSDEVVRLLEDTVGCTHLAVLTGAARSPAGDVVLCDVAREAGDELIGALRALGIDKSGSITVGDVDLTLSAHADQAEEDAPGDGADAVLWEELSDATHEESTLSVTYLAFLSVATMLAACGVMLDNAILIVGAMAVGPEFGPLAGICTALVKRVPRMALRSAWALIGGFAVAMVMTAGFAWVMDAFDLFTRSMIEGERPNTAFIWQPDWMSFVVAFLAGIAGTLSLTSAKSGALIGVAISVTTVPAAANAAVAFSYKDYGQMSGSAGQLLANLGGIVLAGTLTLLVQKGLWAARRRRAAPKPAPSGSM, encoded by the coding sequence GTGCTGCACCTGCGCCTGATCGTCCCCGCCGACCGCTCGGACGAGGTGGTGCGTCTCCTGGAGGACACCGTCGGCTGCACTCACCTCGCCGTGCTGACCGGCGCGGCCCGCAGCCCGGCCGGTGACGTCGTGCTCTGCGATGTGGCACGCGAGGCGGGGGACGAACTGATCGGCGCGCTGCGCGCTCTGGGCATCGACAAGTCCGGTTCGATCACCGTCGGGGACGTGGACCTGACGCTCTCCGCGCACGCCGATCAGGCGGAGGAGGACGCGCCGGGTGACGGCGCCGACGCGGTGCTGTGGGAAGAGCTGTCGGATGCCACCCACGAGGAGTCGACGCTCAGCGTCACGTACCTGGCGTTCCTCAGCGTCGCCACGATGCTCGCCGCCTGCGGTGTCATGCTCGACAACGCGATCCTGATCGTGGGCGCCATGGCGGTCGGCCCGGAGTTCGGCCCGCTGGCCGGCATCTGCACGGCGCTGGTGAAGCGCGTCCCGCGCATGGCGTTGCGCTCCGCGTGGGCCCTGATCGGCGGCTTCGCGGTGGCGATGGTCATGACCGCGGGCTTCGCCTGGGTGATGGACGCCTTCGACCTGTTCACCCGCTCGATGATCGAGGGCGAGCGGCCCAACACGGCGTTCATCTGGCAGCCGGACTGGATGTCGTTCGTCGTGGCGTTCCTCGCGGGTATCGCCGGGACGCTCTCGCTGACCTCGGCGAAGTCCGGGGCACTGATCGGCGTGGCGATCTCGGTGACGACGGTCCCGGCGGCGGCCAACGCTGCGGTGGCGTTCAGCTACAAGGACTACGGCCAGATGTCGGGCTCCGCCGGCCAGCTGCTGGCGAACCTCGGCGGCATCGTGCTCGCGGGCACCCTGACCCTCCTGGTGCAGAAGGGTCTGTGGGCCGCCCGCCGCCGCCGGGCGGCCCCGAAACCGGCGCCGTCCGGCAGCATGTGA
- the glmM gene encoding phosphoglucosamine mutase — translation MGRLFGTDGVRGVANADLTAELALGLSVAAAHVLAEAGTFQGHRPTAVVGRDPRASGEFLEAAVVAGLASAGVDVLRVGVLPTPAVAYLTGVLGADIGVMLSASHNAMPDNGVKFFARGGHKLADELEDRIEAVYEQHRTGEPWARPTGAGVGRVSDYAEGFDRYVAHLIAVLPNRLDGLKVVLDEAHGAAAWVSPEAFARAGAEVVTIGAEPDGLNINDGCGSTHLGLLRAAVVEHGADLGIAHDGDADRCLAVDAAGEEIDGDQILAVLALAMRDAGQLRKETVVATVMSNLGFKMAMEREGIALVQTAVGDRYVLESMKAEGFALGGEQSGHVIVLDHATTGDGTLTGLMLAARVAATGRTLAELAGVMRRLPQVLINVPDVDKSRVSTSSELATAVAEAERELGATGRVLLRKSGTEPLVRVMVEAADIEQARAVAGRLADAVKSALG, via the coding sequence GTGGGACGACTCTTCGGCACGGACGGCGTGCGCGGCGTCGCCAACGCGGATCTGACGGCCGAGCTCGCGCTCGGTCTGTCGGTCGCGGCGGCGCATGTGCTTGCCGAGGCGGGGACCTTCCAGGGGCATCGGCCGACGGCCGTCGTGGGCCGTGACCCGCGCGCGTCCGGAGAGTTCCTGGAGGCAGCCGTCGTGGCGGGCCTCGCCAGCGCGGGCGTGGACGTCCTGCGGGTGGGCGTGCTGCCCACCCCCGCCGTGGCGTACCTCACGGGCGTGCTCGGCGCCGACATCGGTGTGATGCTCTCCGCCAGTCACAACGCGATGCCGGACAACGGTGTCAAGTTCTTCGCCCGTGGCGGCCACAAGCTCGCCGACGAGCTGGAGGACCGGATCGAGGCGGTCTACGAGCAGCACCGCACCGGTGAGCCGTGGGCGCGCCCGACGGGTGCCGGAGTGGGCCGGGTCAGTGACTACGCCGAGGGCTTCGACCGGTACGTCGCCCACCTCATCGCCGTTCTCCCCAACCGGCTCGACGGGCTGAAGGTCGTCCTCGACGAGGCGCACGGTGCCGCTGCCTGGGTCTCGCCCGAGGCGTTCGCACGGGCCGGTGCCGAGGTCGTCACCATCGGTGCCGAGCCGGACGGTCTGAACATCAACGACGGCTGCGGCTCCACCCACCTGGGCCTGCTGCGCGCCGCGGTTGTCGAGCACGGGGCCGATCTCGGCATCGCGCACGACGGTGACGCCGACCGCTGCCTGGCCGTGGACGCGGCGGGCGAGGAGATCGACGGCGACCAGATCCTGGCCGTGCTCGCCCTCGCCATGCGGGACGCCGGACAGCTCCGCAAGGAGACCGTCGTCGCCACCGTCATGTCTAACCTCGGCTTCAAGATGGCGATGGAGCGGGAGGGCATCGCGCTCGTCCAGACCGCCGTCGGGGACCGTTACGTCCTGGAGTCGATGAAGGCCGAAGGCTTCGCGCTGGGCGGGGAGCAGTCCGGCCACGTCATCGTCCTGGACCACGCCACGACCGGCGACGGCACGCTGACCGGGCTGATGCTGGCGGCCCGGGTCGCCGCCACCGGCCGTACGCTCGCCGAACTGGCCGGGGTCATGCGGCGCCTCCCGCAGGTGCTCATCAATGTCCCGGACGTCGACAAGTCCCGGGTGAGCACCTCGTCCGAGCTGGCCACCGCCGTCGCGGAGGCGGAGCGTGAGCTGGGTGCCACCGGCCGCGTACTGCTGCGTAAGTCGGGCACCGAGCCGCTCGTGCGCGTCATGGTCGAGGCCGCGGACATCGAGCAGGCGCGCGCCGTGGCCGGTCGGCTGGCCGACGCGGTGAAGTCCGCCCTGGGGTGA
- the rpsI gene encoding 30S ribosomal protein S9, giving the protein MAETTVETTTDDTAGTEGEEVFAEVTTFESEVPVEGEYTSESLAGRFGDPQPAAGLGRRKNAIARVRIVPGTGKWKINGRTLEDYFPNKVHQQEVNEPFKVLELDGRYDVIARISGGGVSGQAGALRLGVARSLNEADVDNNRATLKKAGFLCRDDRAVERKKAGLKKARKAPQYSKR; this is encoded by the coding sequence GTGGCCGAGACCACTGTTGAGACGACCACCGACGACACGGCGGGCACCGAGGGCGAAGAGGTTTTCGCCGAGGTGACCACGTTCGAGTCCGAGGTTCCCGTCGAGGGCGAGTACACCTCCGAGTCGCTGGCAGGCCGCTTCGGCGACCCGCAGCCCGCGGCCGGACTGGGCCGTCGCAAGAACGCCATCGCCCGCGTCCGGATCGTTCCGGGCACCGGCAAGTGGAAGATCAACGGTCGCACCCTTGAGGACTACTTCCCCAACAAGGTGCACCAGCAGGAAGTCAACGAGCCCTTCAAGGTGCTCGAGCTCGACGGCCGCTACGACGTCATCGCCCGCATCTCGGGTGGCGGCGTCTCCGGTCAGGCCGGTGCCCTGCGCCTCGGCGTGGCCCGCTCGCTGAACGAGGCGGACGTGGACAACAACCGCGCCACGCTGAAGAAGGCCGGCTTCCTCTGCCGTGACGACCGTGCGGTCGAGCGCAAGAAGGCCGGTCTCAAGAAGGCCCGTAAGGCCCCGCAGTACAGCAAGCGCTAA
- the rplM gene encoding 50S ribosomal protein L13, which translates to MRTYSPKPGDVTRQWHIIDAEDIVLGRLATTAAILLRGKHKAIYAPHMDMGDFVIIINAEKVHLSGNKKTQKMAYRHSGFPGGLRSVRYDELLSKNPEKAVEKAIKGMIPKNTLGRQMLSKLKVYAGDQHPHGAQQPVPFEITQVAQ; encoded by the coding sequence GTGCGTACGTACAGCCCCAAGCCCGGCGATGTCACTCGCCAGTGGCACATCATTGACGCCGAGGACATCGTCCTGGGCCGTCTGGCCACCACGGCCGCGATTCTCCTTCGCGGCAAGCACAAGGCGATCTACGCCCCCCACATGGACATGGGCGACTTCGTCATCATCATCAACGCCGAGAAGGTTCACCTCTCCGGCAACAAGAAGACCCAGAAGATGGCGTACCGCCACTCCGGTTTCCCGGGCGGTCTTCGTTCCGTGCGTTACGACGAGCTGCTCTCCAAGAACCCGGAGAAGGCTGTCGAGAAGGCCATCAAGGGCATGATCCCCAAGAACACCCTGGGTCGTCAGATGCTCTCGAAGCTCAAGGTCTACGCGGGTGACCAGCACCCGCACGGCGCGCAGCAGCCGGTCCCGTTCGAGATCACCCAGGTCGCGCAGTAG
- a CDS encoding ATP-binding cassette domain-containing protein, with translation MGHLEAGHLEYYLPDGRVLLGDASFRVADGAVVALVGANGAGKTTLLRLLAGEIQPHGGSVSVSGGLGVMAQFVGSVRDERTVRDLLVSVAQPRIRDAAAAVDAAERLILTVDDEAAQMAYAQALSDWAEVRGYEAETLWDMCTMAALGVPYEKAQWRELRTLSGGEQKRLVLEALLRGPDEVLLLDEPDNYLDVPGKRWLEGKLKETRKTVLFVSHDRELLSRAAEKIVSVEPSPAGSDVWVHGGGFATYHAARKERFARFEELLRRWEEEHARLKALVLRMRQQAANSPDMANRYHAMQTRFKKFEEAGPPPEPPREQDIRMRLRGGRTGVRAVTCKNLELTGLMKPFDLEIFYGERVAVLGSNGSGKSHFLRLLAGDASVAHTGEWKLGARVVPGHFAQTHAHPELLGHTLVEILWTEHAKDRGGAMSVLRRYEMERQGDQPFEKLSGGQQARFQILLLELAGTTALLLDEPTDNLDLESAEALQDGLEMYDGTVMAVTHDRWFAKSFDRYLVFGSDGVVRESAEPVWDERRVERKR, from the coding sequence ATGGGACATCTTGAAGCAGGGCACCTGGAGTACTACCTACCGGACGGGCGGGTGCTGCTCGGCGATGCTTCGTTCCGGGTCGCGGACGGCGCCGTCGTCGCTCTCGTCGGGGCGAACGGCGCGGGCAAGACGACGCTGCTGCGGCTGCTGGCCGGTGAGATCCAGCCGCACGGCGGTTCGGTGTCGGTGAGTGGCGGGCTCGGGGTGATGGCCCAGTTCGTGGGGTCGGTGCGGGACGAGCGGACCGTACGGGACCTGCTGGTGTCCGTGGCCCAGCCGAGGATCAGGGACGCGGCCGCGGCCGTCGACGCCGCCGAGCGGCTGATCCTCACCGTCGACGACGAGGCCGCGCAGATGGCGTACGCGCAGGCGCTCAGTGACTGGGCGGAGGTGCGGGGGTACGAGGCCGAGACCCTGTGGGACATGTGCACGATGGCGGCGCTCGGCGTCCCGTACGAGAAGGCGCAGTGGCGTGAGCTGCGGACGCTCAGTGGGGGTGAGCAGAAGCGGCTGGTCCTGGAGGCGCTCCTCCGGGGGCCCGACGAGGTGCTCCTGCTGGACGAGCCGGACAACTATCTGGACGTGCCGGGCAAGCGGTGGCTGGAGGGGAAGCTGAAGGAGACCCGTAAGACGGTCCTGTTCGTCTCCCACGACCGGGAGCTGCTGTCCCGGGCCGCGGAGAAGATCGTGAGCGTGGAGCCCAGCCCCGCCGGGTCGGACGTCTGGGTGCACGGTGGCGGGTTCGCGACCTACCACGCGGCGCGCAAGGAGCGGTTCGCCCGCTTCGAGGAGCTGCTGCGGCGCTGGGAGGAGGAGCACGCCCGGCTGAAGGCGCTGGTCCTGCGGATGAGGCAGCAGGCGGCGAACAGCCCGGACATGGCGAACCGCTACCACGCGATGCAGACGCGCTTCAAGAAGTTCGAGGAGGCGGGCCCGCCGCCGGAGCCGCCGCGCGAGCAGGACATCAGGATGCGGCTGCGGGGTGGGCGGACCGGGGTGCGGGCGGTGACCTGCAAGAACCTGGAGCTGACCGGTCTGATGAAGCCGTTCGACCTGGAGATCTTCTACGGGGAGCGGGTAGCCGTCCTGGGATCTAACGGGTCGGGGAAGTCGCACTTCCTGCGGCTGCTGGCCGGCGATGCGTCGGTGGCGCACACGGGGGAGTGGAAGCTCGGGGCGCGGGTCGTGCCGGGGCACTTCGCGCAGACGCACGCGCATCCTGAGCTGCTGGGACACACGCTGGTCGAGATCCTCTGGACCGAGCACGCCAAGGACCGGGGCGGGGCGATGTCCGTGCTGCGGCGGTACGAGATGGAGCGGCAGGGGGACCAGCCGTTCGAGAAGCTGTCGGGCGGGCAGCAGGCGCGGTTCCAGATCCTGCTGCTGGAGCTGGCGGGGACGACGGCTCTGCTGCTGGACGAGCCGACGGACAACCTGGACCTGGAGTCGGCCGAGGCGCTGCAGGACGGGCTGGAGATGTACGACGGCACGGTGATGGCGGTCACGCACGACCGGTGGTTCGCGAAGTCCTTCGACCGGTATCTGGTCTTCGGGTCGGACGGGGTGGTGCGGGAGTCCGCGGAGCCGGTCTGGGACGAGCGGCGGGTCGAGCGGAAGCGGTAG
- the truA gene encoding tRNA pseudouridine(38-40) synthase TruA — MSDEVEPGFVRVRLDLSYDGKDFSGWAKQTSRRTVQGEIEDALRTVTRSSRTYDLTVAGRTDAGVHARGQVAHVDLPAEVWAEHEEKLLRRMAGRMPQDVRIWRAAESPAGFNARFSALWRRYAYRVADRPGGVDPLLRGHVLWHDRPLDVDAMNEAAAPMVGEHDFAAYCKKREGATTIRTLQKFDWVRGEASGVMTATVQADAFCHNMVRALIGAALFVGDGRRPARWPAEVLAARVRDPAVHVVRPHGLTLEEVAYPADALLAARAVEARNVRTLPGGGCC; from the coding sequence GTGAGTGACGAGGTGGAGCCCGGTTTCGTACGGGTACGGCTGGACCTTTCGTACGACGGGAAGGACTTCTCCGGCTGGGCGAAGCAGACCAGCAGGCGCACGGTGCAGGGGGAGATCGAGGATGCGCTGAGGACGGTGACGCGGTCCTCGCGTACGTACGACCTGACCGTCGCCGGGCGTACCGATGCCGGGGTGCACGCCCGGGGGCAGGTCGCGCACGTCGATCTGCCGGCCGAGGTGTGGGCCGAGCACGAGGAGAAGCTGCTGCGGCGCATGGCCGGACGGATGCCGCAGGACGTGCGGATCTGGCGGGCAGCCGAGTCGCCGGCCGGCTTCAACGCGCGGTTCTCGGCGCTGTGGCGGCGTTACGCGTACCGGGTCGCGGACCGGCCGGGCGGGGTGGACCCGCTGCTGCGGGGCCACGTCCTGTGGCACGACAGGCCGTTGGACGTGGACGCGATGAACGAGGCGGCGGCGCCGATGGTGGGCGAGCACGACTTCGCCGCGTACTGCAAGAAGCGCGAGGGTGCGACGACCATCCGTACGCTCCAGAAGTTCGACTGGGTACGGGGCGAGGCGTCCGGTGTGATGACGGCGACCGTGCAGGCGGACGCCTTCTGCCACAACATGGTGCGGGCGCTGATCGGTGCGGCCCTGTTCGTGGGGGACGGGCGCCGGCCCGCCCGGTGGCCCGCGGAGGTACTGGCTGCGCGGGTGCGGGACCCCGCGGTGCATGTGGTCAGGCCGCACGGGCTGACGCTGGAGGAAGTCGCCTATCCCGCCGACGCGTTGCTGGCGGCGCGGGCGGTGGAGGCCCGGAACGTACGGACGTTGCCCGGGGGCGGCTGCTGCTGA
- the rplQ gene encoding 50S ribosomal protein L17, translating to MPQPAKGARLGGSAAHEKLLLINLAKSLFEHGRITTTEAKARRLRPVAERFITKAKKGDIHNRRLVLQSITDKGIVHTLFTEIAPRYENRPGGYTRITKIGNRRGDNAPMAVIELVEALTVAQQATGEAEAATKRAVKEDSLKKDEAPAESVEDAKPAAEADAPAAAAADVDGKDA from the coding sequence ATGCCTCAGCCCGCCAAGGGCGCCCGTCTGGGCGGCAGCGCTGCGCACGAGAAGCTTCTTCTCATCAACCTCGCGAAGTCGCTGTTCGAGCACGGCCGCATCACGACGACCGAGGCCAAGGCTCGCCGCCTGCGCCCCGTCGCCGAGCGTTTCATCACCAAGGCGAAGAAGGGCGACATCCACAACCGTCGCCTGGTGCTGCAGTCGATCACGGACAAGGGCATCGTGCACACGCTCTTCACCGAGATCGCCCCGCGGTACGAGAACCGCCCCGGTGGTTACACCCGTATCACCAAGATCGGCAACCGTCGTGGCGACAACGCCCCGATGGCGGTCATCGAGCTGGTCGAGGCGCTGACCGTGGCGCAGCAGGCCACCGGTGAGGCCGAGGCCGCGACGAAGCGTGCGGTCAAGGAAGACTCCCTCAAGAAGGACGAGGCCCCGGCCGAGTCCGTCGAGGACGCCAAGCCGGCCGCCGAGGCCGACGCGCCCGCCGCGGCAGCGGCTGATGTGGACGGCAAGGACGCCTGA
- a CDS encoding DNA-directed RNA polymerase subunit alpha encodes MLIAQRPSLTEEVVDEFRSRFVIEPLEPGFGYTLGNSLRRTLLSSIPGAAVTSIRIDGVLHEFTTVPGVKEDVTDLILNIKQLVVSSEHDEPVVMYLRKQGPGLVTAADIAPPAGVEVHNPDLVLATLNGKGKLEMELTVERGRGYVSAVQNKQAGQEIGRIPVDSIYSPVLKVTYKVEATRVEQRTDFDKLIVDVETKQAMRPRDAMASAGKTLVELFGLARELNIDAEGIDMGPSPTDAALAADLALPIEELELTVRSYNCLKREGIHSVGELVARSEADLLDIRNFGAKSIDEVKAKLAGMGLALKDSPPGFDPTAAADAFGADDDADAGFVETEQY; translated from the coding sequence ATGCTGATCGCTCAGCGTCCGTCGCTGACCGAAGAGGTCGTCGACGAGTTCCGCTCCCGGTTCGTGATCGAGCCGCTGGAGCCGGGCTTCGGTTACACCCTCGGCAACTCCCTGCGCCGGACTCTTCTCTCCTCGATCCCGGGTGCGGCTGTCACGTCCATCCGCATCGACGGTGTCCTGCACGAGTTCACCACCGTGCCGGGCGTCAAGGAAGACGTCACCGACCTCATCCTCAACATCAAGCAGCTCGTCGTCTCCTCGGAGCACGACGAGCCCGTCGTGATGTACCTGCGCAAGCAGGGCCCCGGTCTGGTCACCGCCGCTGACATCGCCCCGCCGGCCGGTGTCGAGGTCCACAACCCGGACCTCGTCCTGGCCACGCTGAACGGCAAGGGCAAGCTGGAGATGGAGCTGACCGTCGAGCGCGGTCGCGGCTACGTCTCCGCCGTCCAGAACAAGCAGGCGGGCCAGGAGATCGGCCGGATTCCGGTCGACTCCATCTACTCCCCGGTGCTCAAGGTCACGTACAAGGTCGAGGCGACCCGTGTCGAGCAGCGCACCGACTTCGACAAGCTGATCGTCGACGTCGAGACCAAGCAGGCCATGCGTCCCCGTGACGCCATGGCGTCGGCCGGTAAGACCCTGGTCGAGCTGTTCGGTCTGGCGCGCGAGCTCAACATCGACGCCGAGGGCATCGACATGGGCCCCTCGCCCACGGACGCCGCGCTCGCCGCCGATCTGGCGCTGCCGATCGAGGAGCTCGAGCTCACGGTCCGCTCGTACAACTGCCTCAAGCGCGAGGGCATCCACTCCGTGGGTGAGCTCGTGGCTCGTTCCGAGGCCGACCTGCTCGACATCCGCAACTTCGGTGCGAAGTCGATCGACGAGGTCAAGGCGAAGCTGGCCGGTATGGGCCTCGCGCTGAAGGACTCGCCTCCCGGCTTCGACCCGACGGCCGCGGCTGACGCGTTCGGCGCGGACGACGACGCGGACGCCGGTTTCGTGGAGACCGAGCAGTACTGA
- the rpsK gene encoding 30S ribosomal protein S11, producing the protein MPPKGRQGAAKKVRRKEKKNVAHGHAHIKSTFNNTIVSITDPAGNVISWASAGHVGFKGSRKSTPFAAQMAAESAARRAQEHGMRKVDVFVKGPGSGRETAIRSLQATGLEVGSIQDVTPTPHNGCRPPKRRRV; encoded by the coding sequence ATGCCCCCCAAGGGTCGTCAGGGCGCAGCCAAGAAGGTGCGTCGCAAGGAAAAGAAGAACGTCGCTCATGGGCACGCGCACATCAAGAGCACGTTCAACAACACCATCGTCTCGATCACGGACCCCGCGGGCAACGTGATCTCCTGGGCCTCCGCCGGCCACGTCGGCTTCAAGGGCTCGCGCAAGTCCACCCCCTTCGCCGCGCAGATGGCCGCCGAGTCGGCCGCCCGCCGCGCGCAGGAGCACGGCATGCGCAAGGTTGACGTCTTCGTCAAGGGTCCGGGCTCCGGCCGCGAGACCGCGATCCGCTCCCTCCAGGCCACTGGCCTCGAGGTCGGTTCGATCCAGGACGTCACCCCGACGCCGCACAACGGCTGCCGCCCGCCGAAGCGTCGTCGCGTCTGA
- the rpsM gene encoding 30S ribosomal protein S13 → MARVSGVDIPREKRVEVALTYVFGIGRTRSKEILASAGVNPNTRVRDLAEEDLVKIREYVDANLRTEGDLRREIQGDIRRKIEIGCYQGIRHRRGLPVHGQRTSTNARTRKGPRRAIAGKKKPGKK, encoded by the coding sequence ATGGCACGCGTTTCAGGTGTTGACATCCCGCGCGAAAAGCGCGTGGAGGTTGCCCTCACCTACGTCTTCGGCATCGGGCGTACCCGGTCCAAGGAGATCCTCGCCAGCGCCGGCGTGAACCCGAACACCCGCGTTCGTGACCTGGCCGAAGAGGACCTGGTCAAGATCCGCGAGTACGTGGACGCCAACCTGCGCACCGAGGGTGACCTCCGCCGCGAGATCCAGGGTGACATCCGCCGCAAGATCGAGATCGGCTGCTACCAGGGCATCCGTCACCGCCGTGGTCTGCCGGTGCACGGTCAGCGCACCAGCACCAACGCGCGTACCCGCAAGGGCCCGCGTCGCGCGATCGCCGGTAAGAAGAAGCCGGGCAAGAAGTAG
- the rpmJ gene encoding 50S ribosomal protein L36 — protein sequence MKVKPSVKKICDKCKVIRRHGRVMVICDNLRHKQRQG from the coding sequence ATGAAGGTCAAGCCGAGCGTCAAGAAGATCTGCGACAAGTGCAAGGTGATCCGCCGTCACGGTCGGGTCATGGTCATCTGCGACAACCTGCGCCACAAGCAGCGCCAGGGCTGA